The Phaeodactylum tricornutum CCAP 1055/1 chromosome 8, whole genome shotgun sequence genome has a window encoding:
- a CDS encoding predicted protein, which yields MRRSGSSSSMLRPKRSIDESEESPSLSSPLTVTILSTQELSHYSTERYYMLSEIEEHGDSTQFLCDFDDDSATQETEELSVDSFGAHKETHPPFRLPAFAMLYFLWRPEMMTDAQHFAESVILPTVQKLQEHVQINNSADELKHSSGIFAPLPKLTIETDLDKLRREKGLKPTPEVSDNDDLEKTIRLYVVVDRLQHSDDVDDMSDFFQRQAALAEQLTRQIASNEILRTSCEGVTVGISNNTRSAPGLEACMNAIMFGAKNRRQHATGSKSMVGILAAEPGDLLGVEPEDEPEAAQGVWQRRICAEWAGQGNLQSFSKRAHRAWGVRNRLPLWAIAEGPEIRKRVSRRRPTTFKAPDPHAIAGAEKGVINQQTDEFLLNVVAVFAILGYLLFHLGSDMRLYD from the coding sequence ATGAGACGATCGGGATCATCGTCCAGTATGCTGCGTCCGAAACGCTCAATAGACGAGAGTGAGGAGAGCCCCTCTTTGTCATCCCCATTGACAGTTACTATTCTTAGCACTCAAGAACTTTCGCACTACAGTACCGAGCGGTACTATATGCTATCTGAGATTGAGGAACACGGGGACTCCACGCAGTTTTTGTGcgatttcgacgacgattcggCTACCCAAGAAACTGAAGAACTCTCCGTGGATTCATTCGGTGCCCACAAGGAAACCCATCCGCCATTCAGATTACCAGCCTTCGCAATGCTGTACTTTCTTTGGAGGCCAGAAATGATGACCGACGCTCAACACTTTGCAGAATCTGTCATTCTTCCAACGGTGCAAAAGCTGCAAGAACACGTCCAGATTAACAACTCAGCCGACGAATTGAAACACTCTTCAGGCATTTTTGCTCCACTTCCAAAGCTAACGATAGAAACCGATCTGGACAAATTGCGTCGCGAAAAGGGATTAAAGCCGACGCCAGAGGTTTCCGACAATGACGACTTAGAAAAGACAATACGATTATACGTTGTTGTTGACCGGTTGCAACATTCGGATGATGTGGACGATATGTCTGACTTCTTCCAACGTCAAGCTGCTCTAGCGGAACAGCTTACACGGCAGATTGCGTCAAACGAAATCCTCCGAACCAGCTGCGAAGGAGTCACTGTTGGCATATCGAACAACACCCGATCAGCTCCTGGCTTAGAAGCTTGCATGAACGCAATTATGTTTGGAGCCAAAAACCGCCGGCAGCATGCCACGGGAAGCAAGTCTATGGTAGGAATTCTAGCAGCCGAACCGGGCGATCTATTGGGTGTAGAACCGGAAGATGAACCTGAGGCTGCTCAAGGCGTTTGGCAAAGGCGAATTTGCGCGGAATGGGCGGGTCAAGGGAATTTGCAGTCGTTCTCCAAGCGGGCACATCGAGCATGGGGTGTTCGGAATCGACTCCCTCTTTGGGCGATCGCGGAAGGCCCGGAAATCAGAAAACGAGTCTCTCGTCGTCGACCAACCACATTTAAAGCACCAGACCCGCATGCAATTGCAGGAGCTGAAAAAGGTGTGATAAATCAACAGACAGACGAATTCCTGTTGAACGTTGTCGCTGTTTTTGCAATTTTAGGGTACCTGCTTTTCCACTTGGGAAGCGATATGAGGCTGTATGATTGA